The genomic stretch CATCTCCCGGAATGGCACCTCCCGGACTGGGAGGCGCTGCAGGTCCGGAGGCTCAGCACACAGGGTGGACTGTGGTTCGATGAAACGGACATGGGTGCCCGTGGCGTTGGCCCAGCGGATGACACAGTCGCAGCGGATGGGGTTGCCGTGGAGCCCCACCTCCTGCAGGTTGGGCAGAGATTCTACTGTCTGCTGGTGCAAGGCACTGAGAGCGTTGTTGTTGAGCATGAGGGTCTCCATCTGGGGCAGGTGGTGGAAGGCGCGCGGGTGGATGAAGGAAAGCCGCGGGTTATTGGTGATGTCCAGCTTGGTCAGCTCAGGGAGATTTACCAGGGCGAACTTGTCAATGGAGACCAGCTCCTCCATGTTGTTCAGTCCCAATTCCTTGAGGTGCAGCATGTTGGCAAAGTCTCCCGGCCCTACCCGCTGCAGTGGGTTTTTGTTCAGGTCTAGAAACTTGAGCCCAGGCACCTGCTCCAGTGCCCGCTTGGGCACCTGGGCCAGCTGATTGTCGTAGAAAGAGAGGCTCTCCAGGCTCTGCAGTCCTTCTAGGGCATAGTCTGAGATCTCCCGCAAGCTCATGCCTGCCAGCACCAGGCTGCGCAGGTTGGCCAGGGGTCGGAAGTTCATGTCCAAGATGGCGTCCACCTTGTTGCCACCAATCATGAGGATTTCCAAGCTGGGCAGCACGTCGAACCAGCGGCTGTCGATGGTCCTAAGCAGGTTGGAGTTGAGGTGCAGTCGCAGCAGGTTGCTGAGGCCTTCAAAGGCCCTGGGGGCGATGCGGCACAACTGGTTATGGTTGAGATAGAGCTCTTGCAGGCTGGTCAGCCCAGCGAAGCTGTGGTCCTCCAGCCGGCTTAGCTGGTTCTCTTCTAAATGTAGGctcagcagctgaggcaggaactggaagtcACAGTCTCGGGCATCTGAGAAGCTGTTCTGGGACAGGTCCAGCTCTGTGAGGTTGGTCAAGTAGGCGAGCTCAGTCTGGTCTATCCGGCTGATGCTGTTACTCTGCAGGAGCAGTGTCTGTGTCCCCGCAGGGATCTCTGGAGGCACTGCCATCAGGAAGAGGTCATTGCAGTCCACAGTGGCGGCCTCGCGGTAGGATGACCGGGGCGTGTACCAGGGCCGGATCTGACAGGCACACTGAGGAGGGCAGGGCACACGCCAGGGTACCACAGGTACTGCGGCAGTG from Arvicola amphibius chromosome 12, mArvAmp1.2, whole genome shotgun sequence encodes the following:
- the Lrrn2 gene encoding leucine-rich repeat neuronal protein 2, which translates into the protein MRLLVAALLLSWAAGTTAAVPVVPWRVPCPPQCACQIRPWYTPRSSYREAATVDCNDLFLMAVPPEIPAGTQTLLLQSNSISRIDQTELAYLTNLTELDLSQNSFSDARDCDFQFLPQLLSLHLEENQLSRLEDHSFAGLTSLQELYLNHNQLCRIAPRAFEGLSNLLRLHLNSNLLRTIDSRWFDVLPSLEILMIGGNKVDAILDMNFRPLANLRSLVLAGMSLREISDYALEGLQSLESLSFYDNQLAQVPKRALEQVPGLKFLDLNKNPLQRVGPGDFANMLHLKELGLNNMEELVSIDKFALVNLPELTKLDITNNPRLSFIHPRAFHHLPQMETLMLNNNALSALHQQTVESLPNLQEVGLHGNPIRCDCVIRWANATGTHVRFIEPQSTLCAEPPDLQRLPVREVPFREMTDHCLPLISPRSFPSRLQVASGESMVLHCRALAEPEPEIYWVSPAGVRLTPAHAGRRYRVFPEGTLELRRVTAEEAGLYTCVAQNLVGTDTKTVSVVVGHAPFQQGRDKGPGLELRVQETHTYHVLLSWVPPPNIVSTNLTWSSASSLRDHEATALARLPQGTHRYNITRLLPATEYWACLQVAFADAHTQLACVWARTKEASPCHRALGDQPGLIAILALAVLLAAGLVAHLGRGQPKQGVGEKPLLPAWAFWGWSTPSFRVVSAPLVLPWNPGRNPPRCSDGETVSPMLSQRS